In Gemmatimonadaceae bacterium, the sequence ACGACCACGCTCTTGGCACAACTAATGCCTCAATCAAATACGGGGGGCCGCGTTGTGCGCCCCCGCTTCTTTGCGCGCACGGCTATCATCTCCGGCGCTCGGTATTCACAGTGGCCCGACCAGCGGCATGGTCCCGCAGGCGCAGAGACTTAAGCATATTTCCCCATGAATTCGCATTTCCTCGATCGATCCCGTTACTACCTCACGCAGGAGTATCCGGTCAAGATTCGCCAGGCGCTGCGCGAGGTTCCGGGTACCGCCATCTGGCGCCGCGAGAACGATAGCTCCAACAGCATTGGCAATCTCCTGGTTCATCTCACGGGCAACATTCGTCAGTGGATAGTCGGCGGGCTTGGCGGGCTTCCCGTCGAGCGCGACCGCTCGTCCGAGTTTGCCAGGTGCGACGGACCCGACTCCGAGACTCTCATGCTCGACCTTGAATCAATTATTCACGATGCGGACTCTGTCCTCGCGACGCTCAGCGAGCCCGACCTTATCCGTCCATTCACCATTCAGGGCAGGGAGACAACCGGACTGGCGGCCATCTACCATGTCGTCGAACACTTCGCCATGCACACCGGGCAAATCATCCTTCTCGCCAAGTTGCATGCCCCGGGGCGTATTCGTTTCTATCAAGACGCGGGAGGCACGGCGATCCCACTCTGGGGGGGTAACGAGGGAACATCAGCGGCATCCGAAGGTCGTCACTGACTGGTGGTGGTGGAATGGCCCTCCTGTGAAAAAACGAACTCGTCTTTCTCGCCGTTGCAGCTCCATCTGTGCCATCTGTGTCCATCTGCGTCATCTGTGGTTACCACGGTTATCGCGCCGACACTCTCCCTTCCCGGAACTAGCGTTGTGACGCCCCCGGCGGCCTCATGACGCGGTCTCCGCTTGACCTCGACGAGGTCACAATGCAGCGCCTCGGCTACCGGGTCACAGACATCATCGCGCACCACCTCGCAAACATCCGGAATGAGCCGGTAATCAATCCGCTCCCCCGATCCGAACTCAGTCGCTTGCTAGCGAAACCCGCCCCGCGGCAGGGAACTGACTTCGAAGCGATTGTTGACATCCTTCGCAATGACGTACTCCCGTATCACGCACGGGAACCACATCCGCGATTTCTGGCGTACGTACCAAGTTGTCCCACGTTCCCCGCATTGCTGGGAGACTGGCTTGCAACTGGCTACAACTTTTTCGCCGGAGTCTGGCAGATCGCACCAGGCCCCAATGAAATCGAGCTCGTCGTGCTTGAATGGTTTCGTGAGTGGATGGGCATGCCGGCAGGCGCGACTGGGTTGCTCACGTCAGGCGGATCAGGTGCCAATCTCACCGCTATCGTTGCTGCGCGGCATGCGGCGCTGGAGCGCGGTGCGGAGCTGTCGAGCCTCGTGATGTACACGTCGGTCCAGGCTCACTCGTCAGTGGTGCGGGCAGCCTGGATCGCTGGAATCCCACGCCGAAACATTCGCGTCATCGGAGTTGACGAAGAATTCAGGATCATCCCCCAGGACCTCGCAAACGCGGTCGCGGATGACCGACGTGCGGCACTTGAGCCGTTCCTGGTGGTGGCGAGCGCGGGGACTACAAGCACGGGATCGGTAGACCCTGTGCATGAAATCGCAAACCTCTGCGAGCGAAACAAACTCTGGCTGCACATAGATGCCGCCTACGCCGGCTTTGCCGCGCTCACGGTGGAGGGGAAGAGCCTGCTCGACGGTATCGGACGCGCGGACAGCCTCACTCTCGATCCGCATAAATGGCTGTTCGTGCCGTTCGAATGCGGGTGCCTGATGGTGAAGGATGCATCAACACTGGAATCTGCGTTCCGGATTCTGCCGGACTATCTCAAGGACGGCGAAGCAGGCGAACACAACGTGAATTTTGCCGACCGTGGCGAACAGCTCACCCGGTA encodes:
- a CDS encoding DUF1572 family protein: MNSHFLDRSRYYLTQEYPVKIRQALREVPGTAIWRRENDSSNSIGNLLVHLTGNIRQWIVGGLGGLPVERDRSSEFARCDGPDSETLMLDLESIIHDADSVLATLSEPDLIRPFTIQGRETTGLAAIYHVVEHFAMHTGQIILLAKLHAPGRIRFYQDAGGTAIPLWGGNEGTSAASEGRH
- a CDS encoding aminotransferase class V-fold PLP-dependent enzyme — encoded protein: MTRSPLDLDEVTMQRLGYRVTDIIAHHLANIRNEPVINPLPRSELSRLLAKPAPRQGTDFEAIVDILRNDVLPYHAREPHPRFLAYVPSCPTFPALLGDWLATGYNFFAGVWQIAPGPNEIELVVLEWFREWMGMPAGATGLLTSGGSGANLTAIVAARHAALERGAELSSLVMYTSVQAHSSVVRAAWIAGIPRRNIRVIGVDEEFRIIPQDLANAVADDRRAALEPFLVVASAGTTSTGSVDPVHEIANLCERNKLWLHIDAAYAGFAALTVEGKSLLDGIGRADSLTLDPHKWLFVPFECGCLMVKDASTLESAFRILPDYLKDGEAGEHNVNFADRGEQLTRYSRALKIWLSVTYFGTDAIAAAIQAAMDRARLAQTLIESSPKLELLSTAKFGIVCFRAQPASPVDAHELDAFNERINSRIVAGGSFFISSTRLDGIFSLRMCTLGFRTTDDDIRALFDAVELAVDAEQT